A genomic region of Oncorhynchus mykiss isolate Arlee chromosome 16, USDA_OmykA_1.1, whole genome shotgun sequence contains the following coding sequences:
- the ccdc115 gene encoding coiled-coil domain-containing protein 115: MGLSEKEECVLLDQKLLVFMDQLELLEEKRERLNSLIEQGWFSISKARYSMGNKQVSALQYGSEMEPLVRVHTRTLESGEAEFQTKRRTLKSPEERQVEDIGPKDKEGVRRRVKTQEVPEIDQSDNKHPWTETEPAPSSKPEPNPQQDPLKWFGILVPQTLKQAQASFKQVVELSAEVATLQSTVLTTRQQLQMKQKSSSQTPDLTDLTDLTDRLT; encoded by the exons atgggtctGTCAGAGAAAGAAGAGTGTGTCTTGTTGGATCAAAAGCTGCTTGTCTTTATGGACCAACTGGAGCTGCTGGAGGAGAAACGAGAGAGACTCAACTCTCTAATAGAACAG ggaTGGTTCTCCATATCCAAAGCGAGGTATTCGATGGGCAACAAGCAGGTGTCTGCTCTGCAGTATGGGAGTGAGATGGAACCTCTGGTCCGAGTGCACACCAG GACTCTGGAGAGTGGTGAGGCCGAGTTCCAGACAAAGAGAAGGACGCTGAAGTCTCCTGaagagagacaggtggaggacATTGGACCTAAAGACAAGGAGG GTGTGAGGAGAAGAGTGAAGACGCAGGAGGTCCCAGAGATAGACCAGAGTGACAACAAGCATCCGTGGACAGAGACTGAGCCGGCTCCCTCCTCCAAACCTGAACCCAACCCCCAGCAGGACCCACTGAAGTGGTTTGGAATCCTGGTGCCTCAGACCCTGAAACAGGCCCAGGCCTCATTCAAACAGG tgGTAGAGTTGTCAGCGGAGGTGGCTACTCTCCAGTCTACAGTCCTGACCACCAGACAACAGTTGCAGATGAAACAGAAGAGCAGCAGCCAGACCCCggacctgactgacctgactgacctgactgacagactgacctga